In Syntrophaceae bacterium, the sequence AAATCCCGGGAGGAACATATCAGAGTCATGAGAAAGCAAAAGCTTCTGATCATTGATGACGACGAGGATCTGCGCACCCAAATGAAATGGGCCCTGGCGCAGGACTATGATGTCGTGCTCGCAGAGGACCGAGCCAGCGCGGCAGCCGCGATGAAGAAGGAAAAACCCGCGGTGGTTACCCTGGATCTCGGCCTCCCTCCCGTGCCTGCAGGCGTCGAGGAGGGGTTTGCCGTTCTGGACGATATTCTCAATGAGCACGGCCAGACGAAAGTGATCATCATCACCGGGCGCGGCGAAAAGGAAAATGCTCTGCGCGCTGTTGAAAAAGGGGCCTACGACTTTTTCTATAAACCGATTCTACTCGACGAGCTAAAGATCGTGCTCCGGCGCGCATACCATCTTTCCCAACTCGAACGGGAACAGAGGGATCTGCAGAGGCGGCTCAGCGGTGACACCTTCGAAGGGATGCTGGGGACCTGCGGAAAAATGCAAGAGGTATTTACAGTTATCCGCAAAGTGGCGACGACGGATGCCCCTGTTCTCGTTATGGGCGAAAGTGGCACAGGCAAGGAACTGGTCGCCCGAGCCATTCACCGGCTCAGCATGCGCCAGAATGAGCCGTTCATTGTGATCAACTGCGGCGCCATCCCCGAAAACCTAATGGAAAGCGAACTATTCGGCCATGAAAAGGGTGCCTTCACCGGAGCACACATACAACGCAAAGGGCGATTCGAAATGGCCGAGGGGGGTACCCTTTTCCTTGATGAAATCGGCGAGCTTCCTCTTCCCTTGCAGGTGAAACTGCTTCGCTTCCTTCAGGATCGTGTTATCGAGCGGGTCGGAGGACGGGAGCTGATCGAATTGGATAACCGAATCATCGCGGCCACTAATCGTGATCTGAAAGAAGGTATGAAAGACGGGACTTTCCGAGAGGACCTCTACTTTCGCCTTGGTGTTATTACAATGTTTCTTCCCCCCTTGAGGGACAGAGGAGGGGATGTAATCCTCCTGGCCAAGGCCTTCCTGGACCGTTATGCGGACGAAAGCAGAAAGAAGATCAAGGGTTTCACAGACAAGGCCATGGATGCTATTGAACAGCATCCTTGGCCCGGAAATGTTCGTGAAATGGAGAATCGGATCAAGCGCGCCGTGATCATGGCTGAGGGTTCGAAGATCACTCCAGTGGATCTGGAGATGGGGGTGCCTGAACTGAGGCACGAAAATTTAGGACTGAAAGAGGCACGAGAAATCATTGAAAGAGAATTGCTTACAAAAGCCATCGCTCGAAACGGTGGAAACCTGACCAAGGCTGCCGCTGAGCTTGGAATCAGCCGCCCAACCCTTTACGACATGATGGAAAAGTTTGGAATGCCGAGGACTTAAGGTGGGTGTCGGGACCTTTTACAAAGCAAAACCGGCTCATTGTCGGCTCTTGGTATTGATATCATTGGAATAATCAGGTCGTGAGGCCTGTGCTGCTCCTTCAATGGCGTCATAATTGTCGGGTTTGTTTACATATTGAATGCAAGAATGATCCATACGCTTCTGTATAGCGTCATGATAACAGTATGTTATAGTTGTTGGCACTTCAATTGCATCTTGTTGCTCGAAAGCGGGAGTTTTGATGTTCAGGTCTTAATGATCAAGTGCAATTCAAATCCTTAGAGGAGGGTCATATGAGAACAAG encodes:
- the prsR gene encoding PEP-CTERM-box response regulator transcription factor; amino-acid sequence: MRKQKLLIIDDDEDLRTQMKWALAQDYDVVLAEDRASAAAAMKKEKPAVVTLDLGLPPVPAGVEEGFAVLDDILNEHGQTKVIIITGRGEKENALRAVEKGAYDFFYKPILLDELKIVLRRAYHLSQLEREQRDLQRRLSGDTFEGMLGTCGKMQEVFTVIRKVATTDAPVLVMGESGTGKELVARAIHRLSMRQNEPFIVINCGAIPENLMESELFGHEKGAFTGAHIQRKGRFEMAEGGTLFLDEIGELPLPLQVKLLRFLQDRVIERVGGRELIELDNRIIAATNRDLKEGMKDGTFREDLYFRLGVITMFLPPLRDRGGDVILLAKAFLDRYADESRKKIKGFTDKAMDAIEQHPWPGNVREMENRIKRAVIMAEGSKITPVDLEMGVPELRHENLGLKEAREIIERELLTKAIARNGGNLTKAAAELGISRPTLYDMMEKFGMPRT